A single genomic interval of Mycobacterium sp. DL592 harbors:
- a CDS encoding GNAT family N-acetyltransferase, with protein sequence MTAEGGERGLASALGATPELIALRAEALAEMDVFDGCSSADLQVLATLLRPLQAPVGRVLMRQGEQAVSFLLIQSGKAEVRHVGEDGVVILDEVSAGAIVGEIALLRDVPRTATVVTTEPLVGYIGDDVAFAVMAELPGITERMVRTARQRLAAFVSPIPVVLKDGTELVLRPVLPGDSVRNSHGPVEFSTETLYRRFMSTRAPSMALMNYLFQVDYVDHFVWVLVDGADGPVVADVRFVRDEGDVSSAEIAFIVGDAYQGRGIGNFLMDALTIAAHVGGVKRFSARVLSDNLPMRTILDRFGAHWERDEPGVVTTVFDVPKLDALQIDPALAGEIRDVARQVIQAVS encoded by the coding sequence ATGACGGCGGAGGGCGGCGAGCGCGGTCTGGCGTCGGCGTTGGGCGCCACACCCGAGTTGATCGCGCTGCGCGCCGAGGCCCTGGCCGAGATGGACGTGTTCGACGGCTGCTCGTCGGCGGACTTGCAGGTGCTGGCCACCCTGCTGCGTCCGTTGCAGGCACCGGTCGGCCGGGTGCTGATGCGCCAGGGCGAGCAGGCGGTGTCATTCCTGCTGATCCAGTCCGGCAAGGCCGAGGTGCGCCACGTCGGCGAGGACGGGGTGGTGATCCTCGACGAGGTGTCGGCGGGGGCGATCGTCGGCGAGATCGCGCTGTTGCGGGACGTCCCACGCACGGCGACGGTCGTCACCACGGAGCCGCTGGTCGGCTATATCGGCGACGATGTGGCCTTCGCGGTGATGGCGGAACTGCCGGGGATCACCGAACGGATGGTGCGCACCGCGCGACAGCGGTTGGCGGCGTTCGTCTCGCCGATCCCGGTGGTCCTCAAGGACGGCACCGAACTGGTTCTGCGGCCCGTGCTGCCTGGCGACAGCGTACGCAACTCGCACGGGCCGGTCGAGTTCTCCACCGAAACGCTCTACCGCCGGTTCATGTCCACTCGCGCGCCGAGTATGGCGCTGATGAACTACCTGTTCCAGGTGGACTATGTGGACCACTTCGTGTGGGTTCTGGTCGACGGGGCGGACGGTCCGGTGGTCGCCGACGTGCGGTTCGTCCGCGACGAGGGCGACGTGTCGAGCGCTGAGATCGCCTTCATCGTCGGCGACGCCTACCAGGGCAGGGGCATCGGTAATTTCCTGATGGATGCGCTGACCATCGCCGCACACGTCGGGGGAGTGAAGCGGTTCTCGGCGCGGGTGCTGTCCGATAACTTGCCCATGCGCACCATCCTGGATCGCTTCGGTGCGCACTGGGAGCGCGACGAGCCGGGCGTGGTGACCACCGTGTTCGATGTGCCGAAACTCGATGCGCTGCAGATCGACCCGGCCCTGGCGGGCGAGATCCGCGATGTTGCCCGCCAAGTGATCCAGGCGGTGAGCTGA
- a CDS encoding shikimate 5-dehydrogenase, producing MAKPALNKDTRLCISLAARPSNIGTRFHNYLYDQLGLDFIYKACTTTDIAAAVGGVRALGIRGCSVSMPFKQDVLTLVDHVDESARAITAVNTIVNDDGVLTASNTDYIAVQRLITSYGLDPKRHVLIRGSGGMASAVATAFRDGGFGAGTIVARNAQTGAELAERLGYDWRAEVGDLRAPVIVNVTPIGMSGGPESHEPAFDDAVIDSAQTVFDVVALPSETPLIVAARAAGKQVITGAEVIALQAAEQFERYTGIRPSAEQVAAASAFSRA from the coding sequence GTGGCCAAGCCGGCGCTGAACAAAGACACCCGGCTGTGTATCTCGCTGGCTGCCCGCCCGAGCAATATCGGCACCCGGTTCCACAACTATCTTTACGACCAGCTGGGCCTGGACTTCATCTACAAGGCTTGCACCACAACCGATATCGCGGCCGCGGTCGGCGGCGTGCGTGCACTGGGCATCCGGGGGTGCTCGGTGTCTATGCCGTTCAAGCAGGACGTGCTGACGCTGGTCGACCACGTCGACGAGTCGGCGCGCGCCATCACCGCGGTCAACACGATCGTCAACGACGACGGCGTGCTCACTGCGAGCAACACCGACTACATCGCGGTGCAGCGGCTGATCACCTCCTATGGTCTCGACCCTAAGCGGCATGTGTTGATCCGCGGCAGTGGCGGGATGGCCAGCGCCGTGGCAACCGCGTTCCGCGATGGCGGTTTCGGAGCGGGCACGATCGTGGCCCGCAATGCTCAGACTGGTGCCGAACTCGCCGAACGCCTGGGCTACGACTGGCGGGCTGAGGTCGGGGATCTGCGTGCGCCGGTGATCGTCAACGTCACACCGATCGGTATGTCCGGCGGCCCGGAGTCCCACGAGCCTGCCTTCGACGATGCCGTGATCGATTCGGCGCAAACAGTTTTCGATGTCGTGGCACTCCCGTCGGAGACCCCGTTGATCGTGGCCGCCCGGGCGGCGGGCAAGCAGGTGATCACCGGGGCGGAGGTGATCGCTCTGCAGGCCGCCGAACAGTTCGAGCGCTACACCGGTATTCGGCCGTCCGCCGAGCAGGTGGCGGCCGCCTCGGCGTTCAGCCGGGCATGA
- a CDS encoding LpqN/LpqT family lipoprotein, with translation MQKITAVATAGLAAISLSVALVGCGSKTETKTSTTTSTSTSTSTSTSTSAKASPSPAESTGKNETIQDYLKANQIQETPVHRGDPGSPNIDLPFPPDWSDAGPQTPEWAYGAIVYDKPATPDDPPSIIAIVSKLTGNVDPAKILELAPGELKNLPDYEPLGDDNKSTLSGFDAMQLGGNYVKDGKKRIIAQKTVVIPTADGLYVLQLNADALDGQEGVLMDATSVIDEKTTITP, from the coding sequence ATGCAGAAAATCACGGCGGTTGCGACAGCCGGGCTGGCCGCCATTTCACTGAGTGTCGCGCTCGTTGGCTGCGGCTCGAAGACCGAGACCAAGACGTCGACGACCACGTCGACCTCGACGTCCACCTCCACCTCGACGTCCACCAGCGCCAAGGCATCGCCGAGCCCGGCCGAATCGACCGGCAAGAACGAGACCATCCAGGATTACCTGAAGGCGAACCAGATTCAGGAGACGCCGGTTCACCGTGGTGATCCGGGTTCGCCGAACATCGACTTGCCGTTCCCGCCCGACTGGTCGGATGCCGGCCCGCAGACCCCGGAGTGGGCCTACGGCGCCATCGTCTACGACAAGCCGGCGACGCCGGACGATCCGCCGAGCATCATCGCGATCGTGTCCAAGCTGACCGGCAACGTCGACCCCGCGAAGATCCTCGAACTCGCACCGGGCGAGCTGAAGAACCTCCCCGACTACGAGCCGCTGGGTGACGACAACAAGAGCACCCTGAGCGGGTTCGACGCTATGCAGTTGGGCGGCAACTACGTCAAGGACGGCAAGAAGCGCATCATCGCGCAGAAGACCGTCGTGATCCCGACCGCCGACGGCCTCTACGTTCTGCAGTTGAACGCCGACGCGCTCGACGGGCAGGAGGGTGTCCTGATGGACGCCACCAGTGTGATCGACGAGAAGACGACGATCACTCCCTGA
- a CDS encoding PE-PPE domain-containing protein, translating into MTATTALIMGGTMHPLVSPTLGGSAQNPVGQLPSYPLAEPAQVVADIVNQAMNFFVGPTGPARGGATDAGGYNVVALQTPEEFWPLYGTLDFDASVATGVANLSNCLQGRLSCKGHYFDNAPELTSDYVAFGYSQSARIASIAKRDLIDTYRNADGTWRPLVDSNGAPLHASFVVIGNPNRPNGGFLQRFNGSYISQLGITFDGATPTDSCDADGTHCRFPTADIARQYDGWADAPVRQLNLVADLNALLGIAYLHLFYDAPVTDSMYQGTTGDTSYYMVPTHLLPLLMPLQQLGVPAPILAVLDAPLRVIVEWAYDRATNPGVPTPMQPSIVADPVTGIRNLLAAIPTGLDDGLQDAGFGRPFGTARAGMFGVGDPTVPSTAPAGAGAPSSPPRPPSARPNSAAGAKPRPSAARAGSHPQSSATPNAPKRSVGGHRPRH; encoded by the coding sequence TTGACGGCCACCACCGCTCTGATAATGGGCGGGACGATGCATCCGCTGGTCAGTCCCACGCTCGGCGGTTCGGCGCAGAATCCGGTCGGGCAGTTGCCGTCCTATCCGCTCGCCGAACCCGCGCAAGTGGTCGCCGACATCGTCAACCAGGCCATGAACTTCTTCGTCGGCCCGACCGGTCCCGCCCGGGGCGGTGCCACCGACGCGGGCGGGTACAACGTGGTCGCGCTGCAGACGCCGGAGGAGTTCTGGCCCCTCTACGGCACACTCGATTTCGACGCCTCGGTCGCCACGGGCGTGGCCAACCTGTCGAACTGCCTTCAGGGACGGTTGTCGTGCAAGGGCCACTATTTCGACAACGCCCCGGAACTGACGTCGGACTACGTCGCTTTCGGATACTCCCAGAGCGCCAGGATCGCCAGCATCGCCAAGCGCGACCTCATCGACACCTACCGCAATGCCGACGGCACCTGGCGGCCCCTCGTCGACTCCAACGGCGCCCCGTTGCACGCGTCGTTCGTGGTGATCGGCAACCCGAACCGGCCCAATGGTGGCTTCCTGCAACGCTTTAACGGCTCCTACATCTCGCAACTGGGTATCACCTTCGACGGCGCGACCCCGACCGACTCCTGCGATGCCGACGGCACCCACTGCCGATTCCCGACCGCCGACATCGCGCGCCAGTACGACGGATGGGCCGACGCTCCGGTACGCCAGCTCAACCTGGTGGCCGACCTCAACGCGCTGCTCGGCATCGCCTATCTGCACCTCTTCTACGACGCGCCCGTCACCGATTCGATGTACCAGGGCACCACCGGTGACACCAGCTACTACATGGTCCCGACGCACCTGCTGCCGCTGCTGATGCCGCTACAACAGCTCGGCGTCCCGGCGCCGATCCTCGCCGTGCTCGACGCCCCGCTGCGGGTCATCGTCGAATGGGCCTACGACCGGGCGACCAATCCCGGCGTGCCCACCCCCATGCAACCGAGCATCGTGGCCGACCCGGTCACCGGTATCCGTAACCTGCTGGCCGCCATCCCGACGGGTCTGGACGACGGCTTGCAGGACGCCGGCTTCGGCCGCCCGTTCGGCACCGCCCGCGCCGGCATGTTCGGGGTGGGGGACCCGACAGTCCCGTCGACCGCCCCGGCCGGCGCCGGCGCGCCGTCGTCGCCTCCACGGCCGCCTTCGGCGCGACCGAACAGCGCCGCCGGGGCCAAGCCCCGTCCGTCGGCGGCCCGGGCCGGATCGCACCCGCAATCCTCGGCGACGCCGAACGCGCCGAAGCGAAGTGTCGGCGGGCACCGGCCGCGGCACTGA
- a CDS encoding TspO/MBR family protein, translating into MRKTIVGTALATAAAAVVGSVSSRKGVETWYPTLRKPPFNPPNAAFPIAWTTLYADIAVTSAATIDRFRADGQDSKANAYIAALGTNLVLNAGWSWLFFGKRKLGASVLGAGALAISSADLARRAGAADPKFGVALAPYPLWCSFATLLSSEIWRRNR; encoded by the coding sequence ATGCGTAAGACCATCGTGGGAACAGCCCTTGCCACCGCCGCGGCAGCAGTCGTGGGCAGCGTCTCCAGCCGTAAGGGCGTCGAGACCTGGTACCCGACCCTGCGCAAGCCGCCCTTCAACCCGCCCAACGCGGCGTTCCCGATCGCGTGGACGACGTTGTACGCCGACATCGCCGTGACCTCGGCGGCGACGATCGACCGGTTCCGCGCCGATGGCCAGGACTCGAAAGCCAACGCCTACATCGCCGCGCTGGGCACGAACCTGGTGCTCAATGCCGGCTGGAGCTGGCTGTTCTTCGGCAAGCGCAAGCTCGGGGCGTCGGTGCTCGGCGCGGGCGCGCTGGCGATCAGCAGCGCCGACCTGGCGCGGCGGGCCGGCGCCGCCGATCCGAAGTTCGGCGTCGCCCTGGCGCCCTACCCGCTGTGGTGCTCGTTCGCGACGCTGCTGTCCTCCGAGATCTGGCGGCGCAACCGCTAG
- a CDS encoding linear amide C-N hydrolase, with amino-acid sequence MCTRVLWNTNDLAVLTGRSMDWPEPTQPLLVGFPRGRERSGIAPAGLVDDPNPLRWTSRYSSLVTTIYGVGTVDGFNEAGLAGHGLYLEASDYGARDAQKPALQAGLWLQYLLDQAATVAEALELMKHVQLVKIEVRGHEANLHVALEDTGGDSAIIEFAEGRPVIHHGRQFTLMTNDPTYDEQLKLLGAQDFSHPSREMPLPGNVNAVDRFQRAAYYSALLPKPNSEREAIAGVMAIMRNVSVPFGAPYAEFGVYNTEYRTVTDLTNRMYFFELTTSPSIIWAEFDRLKLNETTGSVAVDPYDTSLVGDVTDHFRPVELPF; translated from the coding sequence ATGTGCACTCGCGTCTTGTGGAACACCAACGATCTCGCCGTCCTCACCGGCCGGAGCATGGACTGGCCGGAGCCGACTCAGCCCCTGCTCGTCGGCTTTCCCCGCGGCCGGGAGCGCAGCGGGATCGCCCCCGCCGGCCTGGTCGATGACCCGAACCCGTTGCGCTGGACCAGCCGCTACTCGAGTCTGGTGACGACGATCTACGGAGTGGGCACTGTCGACGGCTTCAACGAGGCGGGCCTGGCCGGCCACGGCCTGTACCTGGAGGCCAGCGACTACGGCGCGCGGGACGCGCAGAAGCCCGCACTGCAGGCCGGGCTGTGGTTGCAGTACCTGCTGGATCAGGCCGCCACCGTGGCCGAGGCGCTGGAGTTGATGAAACACGTCCAGCTGGTCAAGATCGAAGTCCGCGGCCACGAGGCGAACCTCCATGTCGCGCTGGAGGACACCGGCGGCGATTCGGCGATCATCGAGTTCGCCGAGGGCCGCCCGGTGATCCACCACGGCAGGCAGTTCACCTTGATGACGAACGACCCCACCTATGACGAGCAATTGAAACTTCTTGGTGCCCAGGACTTTTCGCACCCAAGCCGGGAGATGCCGCTTCCCGGCAACGTCAATGCCGTCGACCGGTTCCAGCGAGCCGCCTACTATTCGGCGCTGCTGCCGAAACCGAACTCGGAGCGCGAGGCGATCGCGGGGGTCATGGCGATCATGCGCAACGTCTCCGTTCCGTTCGGTGCCCCGTACGCCGAATTCGGCGTCTACAACACCGAGTACCGGACGGTCACCGATCTGACCAACCGGATGTACTTCTTCGAGCTGACCACCAGCCCGAGCATCATCTGGGCCGAGTTCGACCGGCTCAAGCTCAACGAGACCACCGGTTCGGTGGCCGTCGACCCATACGACACCTCGCTCGTCGGCGACGTGACCGACCACTTCCGTCCGGTCGAGCTGCCGTTCTAG
- a CDS encoding DUF5642 family protein, protein MRRLTLGVGLVLGLTSCASQPAPTPSTSPSPTASRAVDPANIKRVRPLLPADYEIADVVGPVSAAGQWGFGPGWTAEPAPCAALADPAAGDAGARGYSASGRGGTIYVVVAAAGPPAAGLLDECGQWTMTFGHTSGTVTLAEPPRVDGADTVAMTTATRTVVESGSETNGQASTAQAYLDGHVVVVTLVTDPGSAHPPLDTRFVDDLLTQTVTALRG, encoded by the coding sequence GTGAGGCGGCTGACCCTCGGCGTAGGCCTGGTGCTCGGGCTGACCTCCTGCGCGAGCCAGCCCGCGCCCACACCGTCGACCTCGCCGAGCCCGACGGCCTCGCGGGCCGTTGATCCTGCCAACATCAAACGCGTCCGCCCCCTGTTGCCCGCCGACTATGAGATCGCCGACGTCGTCGGCCCGGTCAGCGCGGCCGGGCAGTGGGGTTTCGGACCGGGCTGGACCGCCGAACCGGCGCCCTGTGCGGCGCTGGCCGACCCGGCCGCCGGCGACGCCGGCGCACGCGGCTACTCGGCTTCCGGGCGCGGCGGGACGATCTATGTCGTCGTCGCCGCAGCAGGCCCACCCGCCGCCGGACTGCTCGACGAGTGCGGCCAGTGGACCATGACCTTCGGCCACACCAGCGGCACGGTGACGCTGGCCGAACCGCCGCGCGTCGACGGCGCCGACACCGTCGCGATGACGACCGCCACCCGCACTGTTGTCGAGTCCGGTTCCGAAACCAACGGGCAGGCCTCCACCGCGCAGGCCTACCTCGACGGCCACGTCGTCGTCGTCACGCTCGTCACCGATCCGGGGTCGGCGCACCCGCCGCTGGACACCCGCTTCGTCGACGACCTGTTGACCCAGACGGTGACTGCCTTGCGCGGCTGA
- a CDS encoding DUF5642 family protein, whose protein sequence is MSNPRAVVAVLCAGLLTACGSGGGPQGADIAKVSTLKASFGPEFKVTEVSKTGIDPKLLTGQKLPDGLKFDPPACAAFATGQLVPPGTKGNMAAVSAEGQGNRFIIIAVETNEPVPVTEPGADCKKVSFSGGALRGTVEAVDAPAINGAQTLGVHRVLQTVINNQARTGEVYNYSAHFGDYQVIVTANPLVLPDKPVAPVDTKRAGDLLVAGVNAIRN, encoded by the coding sequence ATGTCGAACCCGAGAGCCGTGGTCGCCGTGTTGTGCGCCGGACTGTTGACCGCATGTGGATCGGGTGGTGGCCCGCAGGGCGCGGACATCGCCAAGGTGTCGACCCTGAAAGCGAGTTTCGGCCCCGAGTTCAAGGTCACCGAGGTGTCCAAAACGGGCATCGACCCGAAGCTGCTCACCGGCCAGAAGCTGCCCGATGGGCTGAAGTTCGACCCGCCCGCATGCGCGGCGTTCGCGACCGGGCAGCTGGTGCCGCCCGGCACCAAGGGCAATATGGCGGCGGTCTCGGCCGAGGGGCAGGGCAACCGCTTCATCATCATCGCCGTCGAGACCAACGAGCCGGTACCGGTCACCGAACCCGGCGCCGACTGCAAGAAGGTGTCGTTCAGCGGGGGTGCGCTGCGCGGGACCGTCGAGGCGGTCGACGCCCCCGCGATCAACGGTGCCCAGACCCTCGGTGTGCACCGGGTGCTGCAGACCGTGATCAACAACCAGGCCCGCACCGGCGAGGTGTACAACTACTCCGCTCACTTCGGTGACTACCAGGTGATCGTCACCGCCAACCCGCTGGTGCTGCCGGACAAGCCGGTCGCGCCGGTGGATACAAAACGCGCGGGCGATCTGCTGGTCGCCGGGGTCAACGCGATCCGCAACTAA
- a CDS encoding alpha-ketoglutarate-dependent dioxygenase AlkB has translation MSVSVQGALFEHSQRRDLGAGAWLDVRSSWVDDDTLFEHLLTSVPWRAERRQMYDRVLDVPRLVSFHDLTAAPPPHAAITRLRRRLNDVYAGELGEPFTTAGLCLYRDGSDSVAWHGDTVGRSSTEDTMVAIVSLGATRVFALRPRGGGPSLRLPQHHGDLLVMGGSCQRTWEHAVPKTALPKGPRISIQFRPRDVR, from the coding sequence GTGTCTGTGTCTGTTCAGGGCGCCTTGTTCGAGCACAGTCAGCGCCGCGACCTCGGCGCCGGCGCATGGCTCGACGTCCGCTCGTCGTGGGTCGACGACGACACCCTGTTCGAGCATCTGCTGACATCGGTGCCGTGGCGGGCCGAACGCAGGCAGATGTACGACCGCGTGCTCGACGTGCCGCGGCTGGTCAGTTTTCACGACCTCACCGCCGCACCCCCGCCGCATGCCGCGATCACCCGGCTGCGCCGCCGGCTCAACGACGTCTACGCCGGCGAACTCGGCGAGCCGTTCACCACCGCAGGGTTGTGCCTGTATCGCGACGGGTCGGACAGCGTCGCCTGGCATGGGGACACCGTGGGGCGCAGCAGCACTGAGGACACCATGGTCGCCATCGTCAGCCTCGGCGCAACCCGGGTTTTCGCCCTGCGCCCGCGCGGTGGCGGCCCGTCGCTACGGCTGCCGCAACATCATGGCGACCTGTTGGTGATGGGTGGTTCGTGTCAGCGCACCTGGGAGCACGCCGTCCCGAAGACCGCACTGCCGAAGGGTCCCCGAATCAGCATCCAGTTCCGGCCGCGCGACGTGCGCTGA
- the soxR gene encoding redox-sensitive transcriptional activator SoxR yields MTEQELTPGELAGRAGVAISALHFYEREGLIRSRRTSGNQRRYPRETLRRVAFIRMSQRLGIPLARVREALATLPTDRVPTSRDWARLSAGWRADLDERIGHLQRLRDNLADCIGCGCLSLRSCALSNPEDVLAGHGPGAAKL; encoded by the coding sequence GTGACCGAGCAGGAGCTGACGCCAGGCGAGCTGGCCGGAAGAGCCGGTGTGGCGATCTCGGCATTGCACTTCTACGAACGCGAAGGGCTGATCCGCAGCCGTCGCACCTCGGGTAACCAACGCCGCTATCCCCGCGAGACCCTGCGCCGGGTGGCCTTCATCAGAATGTCTCAGCGGCTGGGCATTCCGCTGGCCCGGGTGCGGGAAGCACTGGCGACACTGCCGACCGACCGGGTGCCGACCAGCCGGGACTGGGCCCGGCTGTCGGCGGGCTGGCGGGCCGACCTCGACGAGCGGATCGGGCACCTGCAGCGGCTGCGCGACAACCTGGCCGACTGCATCGGTTGCGGCTGCCTGAGCCTGCGCAGCTGTGCGCTGTCCAACCCGGAGGATGTGTTGGCCGGCCACGGTCCGGGCGCAGCCAAGCTCTAG
- the arcA gene encoding arginine deiminase — translation MLGSNSEVGTLRVVILHRPGAELQRLTPRNNDKLLFDGLPWVSRAQEEHDAFADLLRSRGVEVLLMSDLLTEALASGAARMQGIAAAVDSRRLGHPLAQELSAYLRGLEPADLAYVLTAGMTFTELPTSAKADTSLVRRMHHGGDFVIEPLPNLLFTRDSSFWIGPRVAITSLALPARARETSLTDMIYAHHPRFLGVRRAYESHTAPVEGGDVLLLAPGVVAVGVGERTTPAGAEALARSLFDDDLAHTVLAVPIAQERAQMHLDTVCTMVDVDAVVMYPAIQDSLSAFTITRTPTGVRIHDEAPFVKAAAEAMGIERLRVIETGLDPVTAEREQWDDGNNTLALAPGVVVAYERNTETNARLEDSGIEVLPIAAAELGTGRGGPRCMSCPVARDPL, via the coding sequence GTGCTGGGCTCCAACTCCGAGGTCGGGACGCTGCGGGTCGTCATCCTGCACCGCCCCGGCGCCGAGCTGCAACGGCTGACACCGCGCAACAACGACAAGCTGTTGTTCGACGGTCTGCCGTGGGTGTCGCGCGCGCAGGAGGAGCACGACGCGTTCGCCGACCTGCTGCGCTCACGCGGCGTGGAAGTGCTGCTGATGTCGGACCTGCTGACCGAGGCGCTGGCCAGCGGAGCCGCCCGGATGCAGGGCATCGCCGCCGCCGTCGACTCGCGGCGCCTGGGACACCCTCTGGCGCAGGAACTTTCGGCCTACCTGCGCGGTCTGGAACCCGCCGATCTGGCCTATGTGTTGACGGCGGGCATGACGTTCACCGAACTGCCGACGAGCGCCAAGGCCGACACGTCACTGGTGCGGCGTATGCATCACGGCGGGGACTTCGTCATCGAGCCGCTGCCGAATCTGCTGTTCACCAGGGACTCATCGTTCTGGATCGGGCCCCGGGTGGCCATCACGTCGCTGGCGTTGCCGGCCCGGGCGCGGGAAACCTCGCTGACCGACATGATCTATGCCCATCACCCGAGGTTCCTCGGGGTGCGTCGGGCCTACGAGTCCCACACCGCCCCGGTCGAAGGCGGCGACGTGCTGCTGCTGGCACCGGGTGTGGTCGCCGTCGGGGTGGGTGAACGCACCACCCCGGCCGGGGCGGAGGCGTTGGCGCGCAGCCTGTTCGACGACGACCTGGCCCACACCGTGCTGGCGGTGCCGATCGCCCAGGAGCGCGCGCAGATGCACCTCGACACCGTGTGCACCATGGTCGACGTCGACGCCGTGGTGATGTACCCGGCGATCCAGGACTCGTTGTCGGCGTTCACGATCACCCGCACCCCGACCGGTGTGCGGATCCACGACGAGGCGCCGTTCGTAAAAGCGGCCGCCGAGGCGATGGGTATCGAGCGGCTGCGGGTCATCGAGACCGGGCTGGACCCGGTGACCGCCGAGCGTGAACAGTGGGACGACGGGAACAACACCCTGGCCCTGGCGCCAGGCGTGGTGGTCGCCTACGAGCGCAATACCGAAACCAATGCGCGACTTGAGGATTCAGGCATCGAGGTGCTGCCCATCGCGGCCGCCGAACTCGGCACCGGGCGGGGTGGGCCGCGCTGCATGTCCTGCCCGGTCGCCCGTGATCCGCTGTGA
- a CDS encoding aldehyde dehydrogenase: MTELLIGGALRGGGSGTFATVNPATEEILGTAADADAADMDRAIVAARTAFDHTDWSRDVALRVHCLRQLRDALNAEIEDLRAVTVAEVGAPVAFTHGPHLQGPVDDLEFPARTAENYSWTTDLGVASPMGIPSHRRLYREPYGVVGAITPFNFPHQLNLAKLGSALAAGNTVVLKPAPETPWCAAHVGRIIAERTDFPSGVVNVVTSSDRRVGALLAEDARVDMVSFTGSTATGAAVMTSAAHTIKKVFLELGGKSAFLVLDDADLARACAAAATAVARHAGQGCAFTTRLVVPRARYDEGVAAAAEAMAAVPVGDPTDPATVCGPLISARQRDRVCGYLDLALAEGGSFACGGARLDRPGYFVAPTVISRLTNDARVAREEIFGPVLVVLAHDGDDDAVRIANDSSYGLSATVWGQAERAARVAARLRTGTVNVNGGVWYSADTPFGGYKQSGVGREMGLAGFEEYLETKVIATAVNL; encoded by the coding sequence GTGACCGAACTGCTCATCGGCGGGGCGCTGCGCGGCGGCGGCTCGGGAACCTTCGCGACGGTCAACCCGGCGACCGAGGAGATCCTCGGGACCGCGGCTGACGCCGACGCCGCCGACATGGACCGGGCCATCGTGGCCGCGCGCACCGCGTTCGACCACACCGATTGGTCGCGTGACGTCGCGCTGCGGGTGCACTGCCTGCGCCAGTTGCGTGATGCGCTGAACGCCGAGATCGAGGACCTGCGCGCCGTCACCGTCGCGGAGGTCGGCGCACCGGTCGCCTTCACCCACGGCCCACATCTGCAAGGCCCCGTCGACGACTTGGAGTTCCCGGCCCGCACCGCCGAGAACTATTCGTGGACAACCGATCTCGGGGTGGCCAGCCCCATGGGCATCCCGTCGCACCGGCGGCTGTACCGCGAGCCGTACGGGGTCGTCGGGGCCATCACGCCGTTCAACTTCCCGCATCAGCTCAACCTCGCCAAGCTCGGCTCGGCGCTGGCCGCGGGCAACACCGTCGTCCTCAAGCCGGCACCTGAGACACCGTGGTGCGCCGCGCATGTCGGCCGAATCATCGCCGAGCGTACCGACTTTCCGTCCGGAGTCGTCAATGTCGTCACCTCCAGCGACCGGCGCGTCGGCGCCCTTCTCGCCGAGGACGCCCGGGTGGACATGGTGTCGTTCACCGGGTCCACGGCAACCGGCGCCGCGGTCATGACGTCCGCCGCGCACACCATCAAGAAGGTGTTCCTCGAACTCGGCGGCAAGTCGGCGTTCCTGGTGCTCGACGACGCCGACCTCGCGCGCGCCTGCGCCGCGGCCGCGACAGCGGTGGCCCGGCACGCCGGGCAGGGGTGTGCGTTCACCACCCGCCTGGTGGTGCCGCGGGCCCGCTACGACGAGGGCGTCGCCGCGGCGGCCGAGGCGATGGCGGCCGTCCCGGTCGGCGACCCCACCGACCCGGCCACCGTGTGCGGACCGCTGATCTCGGCGCGCCAACGTGACCGGGTGTGCGGCTACCTGGATCTGGCGCTGGCCGAAGGGGGTTCGTTCGCCTGCGGGGGTGCCCGCCTCGACCGGCCCGGCTACTTCGTCGCGCCGACGGTGATCAGCCGGCTGACCAACGACGCCCGGGTGGCCCGCGAGGAGATCTTCGGACCGGTGCTGGTGGTGTTGGCCCACGACGGCGACGACGATGCGGTGCGCATCGCCAACGACTCCTCGTACGGGTTGTCGGCGACGGTGTGGGGGCAGGCCGAGCGTGCCGCCCGCGTCGCCGCGCGGCTGCGGACCGGGACGGTCAACGTCAACGGCGGTGTCTGGTACAGCGCCGACACCCCGTTCGGCGGCTACAAGCAGTCCGGTGTGGGCCGCGAGATGGGGCTCGCCGGTTTCGAGGAATACCTGGAGACCAAGGTGATCGCCACCGCTGTGAATTTATAG